The sequence GAGAACTTTATTGGATATGGATAATGCAGTCTAATGATGTAGATGAATTAAATAAGTTAAAATGCAAATTCTGGGATGAATGGAAAATGGATGATGGTACTATTGGAAAGGCTTATGGATACCAAATAGCAAAACAGACATTTGGATATAAAAACCAGCTTGATTATGTAGTAGAAGAATTGAAAAAAAATCCTAACAGCCGTAGAATAATGACAGAAATATGGGTACCTGAAGATCTTGATAAAATGGCTCTTACTCCTTGTGTACATCTTACTCAATGGAGTGTAATTGGAAACAAACTTTATCTTGAAGTAAGACAAAGAAGCTGTGATGTGGCTCTTGGACTTGTAGCTAATGTGTTTCAATATTCTATACTTCATAAGTTGGTAGCTATGGAATGTAATCTGGAACCTGCTGAAATCATATGGAATATTCATAATGTACATATCTATGACAGACATATGCCTGAACTCTTAGAGCAGATAAAAAAACCTTCAATAGATGGAGCAACTGTAAAAATTGAAAACTTTAAATCTATCTATGGCTTTAAACCTGACGATGTAATTGTTGAAAACTATCAATATGGAGATAAAATTTCTTATGAGGTGGCAATATAATGAATAAACCAAAGTTAAATATGATAGTATGCGTAGCAGAAAATAATTTGATAGGTGATAAAGTTCCAGAAGGTAATGGACTTTTATGGCATTCTATGGAAGAACTGAATTATTATAAATCCAAAACTATTGGAAATGTAGTTTTATTTGGAGAAAATACAGCTAAATATGTACCTATTAATTTGATGAAAAAAAATAGAGAGGTAATAGTTCTCACTCTTGATTCTAAACTTGAAGATATCATGGAACATTATAAAGATAGCGGAAAAGATATTTTTATATGTGGAGGATGCACTATCTATAAATATTATCTGGATAATTATGAAATAGATGAAATTTATATTTCTAAATTAAAATCTCATGTAGAGGTAGCTCCTGCTGCTAATCCTCTTTATTTTCCTGATGTTGAAAAATATGGATATAAACTTACATCTGAAACTGATTATAATGACTTTACTGCAGCAATATATAAAAAATAATTTATAAAACAAACCTGAATTGTTAGATAATTCTAACAGAACAGGTTTTTTTATTATCCTTTTAAATACTCTTTATAACTATTTTTTTACTTTTATATTTTAATAAATTATCTATTAAAAAAAAGAAAAATTTGACATTATTAGAAAATAATATTACAATCAATATATAAAAAGTACGATATCGTACTATATGGAGGTAGAAAATGAATTTCAGAGCTTTAAGAATTTATGAAGAAAATGAGACTTTTGTCAGAAAAATTATTGAAAGAAATATTGATGAACTTCCTGAGGGAGATGTTTTAATCAAAGTTAAATATTCATCACTTAACTATAAAGATGCTTTATCTTGTATAGGAAACAGAGGGGTAACTAG comes from Fusobacterium sp. and encodes:
- the thyA gene encoding thymidylate synthase, with the translated sequence MTKFDKIYKEIIETIDKKGIWSEGNVRTKYADGTPAHYKSYIGYQFRLDNSTDEAHLITTRFAPNKAPIRELYWIWIMQSNDVDELNKLKCKFWDEWKMDDGTIGKAYGYQIAKQTFGYKNQLDYVVEELKKNPNSRRIMTEIWVPEDLDKMALTPCVHLTQWSVIGNKLYLEVRQRSCDVALGLVANVFQYSILHKLVAMECNLEPAEIIWNIHNVHIYDRHMPELLEQIKKPSIDGATVKIENFKSIYGFKPDDVIVENYQYGDKISYEVAI
- a CDS encoding dihydrofolate reductase family protein, with product MNKPKLNMIVCVAENNLIGDKVPEGNGLLWHSMEELNYYKSKTIGNVVLFGENTAKYVPINLMKKNREVIVLTLDSKLEDIMEHYKDSGKDIFICGGCTIYKYYLDNYEIDEIYISKLKSHVEVAPAANPLYFPDVEKYGYKLTSETDYNDFTAAIYKK